The Streptomyces griseiscabiei genome includes a window with the following:
- a CDS encoding M23 family metallopeptidase, with protein sequence MSQRVRTPRTRTSQLRVRAALVAAGVGVSGVLGAGVAAAAGGPQAASATTATVQTVAAKKAAKKATSWVSPVKGYKLSASFAQAGNMWSAKHSGQDFAVKSGTSVVAAHGGTVVKAGGNGAGDGPAYGNAVVIKHGNGTFSQYAHLSKVNVKAGQVVKTGQRIALSGNTGNSSGPHLHFEVRTTANYGSAIDPVAFLRTKGITV encoded by the coding sequence ATGTCGCAGCGTGTTCGCACTCCCCGCACCCGTACGTCCCAGCTCCGCGTCCGGGCCGCCCTGGTGGCCGCCGGGGTGGGGGTCTCGGGTGTGCTGGGTGCCGGGGTCGCGGCCGCCGCCGGTGGTCCTCAGGCCGCGAGTGCCACCACCGCCACCGTTCAGACCGTCGCCGCCAAGAAGGCCGCCAAGAAGGCGACCTCCTGGGTCAGCCCGGTCAAGGGCTACAAGCTGAGCGCCAGCTTCGCGCAGGCCGGCAACATGTGGTCCGCCAAGCACAGCGGGCAGGACTTCGCCGTCAAGAGCGGCACGTCCGTCGTCGCCGCGCACGGCGGCACCGTCGTGAAGGCCGGCGGCAACGGCGCCGGCGACGGTCCCGCGTACGGCAACGCCGTCGTCATCAAGCACGGCAACGGCACCTTCTCGCAGTACGCCCACCTCTCGAAGGTGAACGTGAAGGCCGGGCAGGTCGTCAAGACCGGGCAGCGCATAGCCCTCTCCGGCAACACCGGTAACTCCAGCGGGCCGCACCTGCACTTCGAGGTCCGTACGACCGCCAACTACGGCTCCGCCATCGACCCGGTCGCCTTCCTGCGGACCAAGGGCATCACCGTCTGA
- a CDS encoding TetR/AcrR family transcriptional regulator gives MSDPTVDATHTTEAADAAPRRQRRGNTRQRIQDVALELFAEQGYEKTSLREIAERLDVTKAALYYHFKTKEDILIGLFQDLQRPIDELIEWAGAQPRTLDTKREILRRYSVALADVAPLFRFMQENQATVRELSVGETFKDRMIRLIDTIKEPDAALTDQVRCMSALFTMHAGMFVLRDVEGDPEEKREAVLEVAIDLVTQAHTGTQNS, from the coding sequence ATGAGCGACCCGACAGTGGACGCGACACACACGACGGAGGCGGCGGACGCGGCTCCGAGGCGGCAGCGTCGCGGCAACACCCGTCAGCGCATCCAGGACGTCGCCCTCGAACTCTTCGCCGAACAGGGGTACGAGAAGACCTCACTGCGGGAGATCGCCGAACGCCTCGACGTGACGAAGGCGGCGCTCTACTACCACTTCAAGACCAAGGAAGACATCCTCATCGGCCTCTTCCAGGACCTGCAGCGCCCGATCGACGAGCTGATCGAATGGGCCGGCGCCCAGCCCCGCACGCTCGACACCAAGCGGGAGATCCTGCGCCGCTACAGCGTGGCCCTCGCCGACGTGGCCCCCCTCTTCCGCTTCATGCAGGAGAACCAGGCGACGGTGCGCGAGCTGAGCGTCGGGGAGACGTTCAAGGACCGCATGATCCGGCTGATCGACACGATCAAGGAGCCGGACGCCGCCCTGACCGACCAGGTCCGCTGCATGAGCGCCCTGTTCACCATGCACGCCGGGATGTTCGTCCTCCGGGACGTCGAAGGCGACCCCGAGGAGAAGCGCGAGGCCGTCCTGGAGGTCGCGATCGATCTGGTGACCCAGGCACACACGGGCACCCAGAACTCTTGA
- a CDS encoding MDR family MFS transporter — protein MDAEKKNEVSGGAEADGPQPRSVRVVLLALMIAMLLAMLDNMIIGTAMPTIVGELGGLEHLSWVVTAYTLATAASTPIWGKLGDLYGRKRVFMTSIVIFLIGSALSGMAQDMGQLIGFRAIQGLGAGGLMVGVMAIIGDLIPPRERGKYQGMMAGVMALAMIAGPLVGGSITDHWGWRWSFYINLPLGVVALIAVSAVLHLPKPARDGRSARDIDYLGAALLTVGITAIVLVTTWGGTDYAWGSAVIMELIALGVAALVGFLFVQKRVAEPVIPLHIFRSRNFTLMSVIGFFTGFVMFGAVLFLPLFQQSVQGASATNSGLLLLPMLGAMLAVSMVAGRVTTGSGRYKVFPVVGSVLMIVGLFLLSQMDTGTSRVTSGLFMAVLGAGMGCLMQITMLVAQNSVEMKDMGVASSTTTLARTLGSSFGVAIMGALFNSRVQDVMSERAGALGSAVTERSAQLDAASLAKLPAAAREAYQYAVASGTHSAFLLGAVVSVVALVAAVFVREVPLRGAGGPSAAEASGKAEAGDMVRA, from the coding sequence ATGGATGCGGAGAAGAAGAACGAAGTGAGCGGTGGGGCCGAGGCGGACGGGCCGCAGCCGCGCAGTGTGCGGGTGGTGCTGCTCGCGCTCATGATCGCCATGCTGCTGGCGATGCTCGACAACATGATCATCGGCACCGCGATGCCGACGATCGTGGGCGAGCTGGGCGGACTCGAACACCTGTCGTGGGTCGTCACCGCGTACACCCTGGCGACCGCCGCCTCCACTCCGATCTGGGGCAAGCTCGGCGACCTCTACGGGCGCAAGCGGGTCTTCATGACCTCGATCGTGATCTTCCTGATCGGGTCGGCGCTGAGCGGGATGGCCCAGGACATGGGGCAGCTCATCGGGTTCCGCGCGATCCAGGGGCTCGGCGCCGGCGGGCTGATGGTCGGCGTCATGGCGATCATCGGCGATCTGATACCGCCCCGGGAACGCGGCAAGTACCAGGGGATGATGGCCGGAGTGATGGCCCTCGCCATGATCGCCGGGCCGCTGGTCGGCGGGTCCATCACCGACCACTGGGGCTGGCGCTGGTCCTTCTACATCAACCTGCCGCTCGGCGTCGTGGCGCTGATCGCCGTCAGCGCCGTACTGCATCTGCCGAAGCCGGCGCGGGACGGGCGGTCGGCGCGGGACATCGACTATCTCGGCGCGGCGCTGCTGACCGTCGGCATCACGGCGATCGTGCTGGTCACGACGTGGGGCGGGACCGATTACGCCTGGGGGTCGGCCGTCATCATGGAGCTGATCGCGCTCGGGGTGGCCGCGCTGGTCGGGTTCCTGTTCGTGCAGAAGCGGGTGGCGGAGCCGGTGATCCCGCTGCACATCTTCCGCAGCCGGAACTTCACGCTGATGTCCGTGATCGGGTTCTTCACCGGGTTCGTGATGTTCGGCGCGGTGCTGTTCCTGCCGCTGTTCCAGCAGTCCGTGCAGGGCGCGTCCGCGACCAACTCCGGGCTGTTGCTGCTGCCGATGCTGGGGGCGATGCTCGCGGTGTCGATGGTGGCCGGGCGGGTGACCACGGGGAGCGGCCGTTACAAGGTCTTCCCGGTCGTCGGGAGCGTCCTGATGATCGTGGGGCTGTTCCTGCTGTCGCAGATGGACACCGGGACGAGCCGGGTGACGTCCGGGCTGTTCATGGCCGTGCTGGGCGCCGGCATGGGGTGTCTGATGCAGATCACCATGCTGGTCGCGCAGAACAGTGTCGAGATGAAGGACATGGGGGTCGCGTCCTCGACCACCACGCTCGCCCGGACGCTGGGGTCGTCCTTCGGGGTCGCGATCATGGGAGCCCTCTTCAACAGCCGGGTGCAGGACGTGATGAGCGAGCGGGCCGGGGCGCTGGGGTCGGCGGTGACCGAGCGGTCCGCGCAGCTGGATGCCGCGAGTCTGGCGAAGTTGCCTGCGGCGGCTCGGGAGGCGTATCAGTACGCGGTGGCTTCCGGGACGCACTCGGCGTTTTTGCTGGGGGCGGTGGTGTCCGTGGTGGCGTTGGTGGCTGCGGTGTTCGTGAGGGAGGTGCCGTTGCGGGGGGCCGGGGGGCCTTCTGCGGCGGAGGCATCTGGCAAGGCGGAGGCCGGGGACATGGTGCGCGCCTGA
- the cseC gene encoding two-component system sensor histidine kinase CseC → MSMRGIRGRREPSRPGTTGPGTASTAPAADDRSGTGSLPGSAPGLRPASGIRTGLRWQLSAAIALVGALVAVALSLVVHNAARVSMLDNSRDLADERIQVAQRMYESGRPLKSGAFGVKIDDPEIPRDLLNKVREGRRATYVSEGANGVPDIWAAVPLKDKRVLSLHTDFTDHSSAVMRDLDQALLIGSIAVVFGGSALGVLIGGQMSRRLRKAAAAAHEVAKGESDVRVQDAIGGVVRDETAELARAVDAMADTLRQRIEAERRVTADIAHELRTPVTGLLTAAELLPPGRPSELVRDRAQAMRTLVEDVLEVARLDGASERAELQDIMLGEFVARRVAAKDADARVQIVHESAVTTDPRRLERVLLNLLANAAKHGRPPIDVSVEGRVIRVRDHGPGFPEDLLADGPRRFRTGASDRAGQGHGLGLTIAAGQARVLGARLTFRNIRPPGAPHTVPAEGAVAVLWLPEHAPTNTGSYPMLPMGNEGV, encoded by the coding sequence ATGAGCATGAGGGGGATACGAGGGCGGCGCGAGCCCTCGCGTCCGGGCACCACCGGCCCCGGTACGGCGAGCACGGCACCCGCGGCCGACGACCGGTCCGGCACGGGGTCCCTCCCCGGGTCCGCCCCGGGCCTCCGGCCCGCGTCGGGCATCCGTACCGGCCTGCGCTGGCAGCTGAGCGCGGCGATCGCCCTGGTCGGCGCGCTGGTGGCGGTCGCGCTGAGCCTGGTCGTGCACAACGCGGCCCGGGTCTCGATGCTCGACAACTCGCGCGACCTCGCCGACGAGCGCATCCAGGTCGCCCAGCGCATGTACGAGTCGGGCCGCCCGCTGAAGTCCGGCGCCTTCGGGGTGAAGATCGACGACCCCGAGATCCCGAGGGACCTGCTCAACAAGGTCAGGGAGGGCCGCCGGGCCACCTATGTGTCCGAGGGCGCGAACGGGGTGCCCGACATCTGGGCGGCGGTCCCGCTGAAGGACAAGAGAGTCCTCTCCCTGCACACCGACTTCACCGACCACAGCTCCGCGGTGATGCGCGACCTCGACCAGGCCCTGCTGATCGGCTCGATCGCGGTGGTCTTCGGCGGCTCGGCCCTCGGGGTGCTCATCGGCGGCCAGATGTCCCGTCGGCTGCGCAAGGCGGCGGCCGCCGCGCACGAGGTCGCCAAGGGCGAGTCCGACGTACGGGTGCAGGACGCGATCGGTGGTGTCGTCCGCGACGAGACCGCCGAACTGGCGCGGGCCGTGGACGCCATGGCCGACACCCTCCGGCAGCGCATCGAGGCGGAGCGCCGGGTGACGGCGGACATCGCGCACGAGCTGCGCACCCCGGTGACCGGCCTGCTGACGGCGGCGGAACTGCTGCCGCCGGGCCGCCCCTCCGAACTGGTCCGCGACCGGGCCCAGGCGATGCGCACGCTCGTCGAGGACGTCCTGGAGGTGGCCCGGCTCGACGGGGCGTCCGAGCGGGCGGAGTTGCAGGACATCATGCTGGGCGAGTTCGTGGCCCGGCGGGTGGCGGCGAAGGACGCGGACGCGCGTGTACAGATCGTGCACGAGTCGGCGGTCACCACGGACCCCCGCCGTCTCGAACGCGTCCTGCTGAATCTGCTGGCCAACGCGGCGAAGCACGGCCGGCCGCCGATCGACGTGTCCGTCGAGGGCCGGGTGATCCGGGTCCGCGACCACGGCCCCGGCTTCCCGGAGGACCTGCTCGCGGACGGGCCCCGCCGCTTCCGCACCGGGGCCTCCGACCGGGCCGGCCAGGGCCACGGCCTCGGCCTCACCATCGCCGCCGGCCAGGCCCGTGTCCTCGGCGCCCGCCTCACCTTCCGCAACATCCGCCCGCCCGGCGCCCCGCACACCGTCCCCGCCGAGGGCGCCGTGGCCGTCCTCTGGCTCCCCGAACACGCCCCCACGAACACCGGCAGCTACCCGATGTTGCCGATGGGCAACGAGGGGGTGTGA
- the cseB gene encoding two-component system response regulator CseB — MAEQTHVLFVEDDDVIREATQLALERDGFAVTAMPDGLSGLEAFRADRPDIALLDVMVPGLDGVSLCRRIRDESTVPVIMLSARADSIDVVLGLEAGADDYVTKPFDGAVLVARIRAVLRRFGHASGGDAKAEESGAAGTGGVLTFGAFDELVIDTVGMEVRKSGEPVALTPTEMRLLLEFSSAPGTVLSRDKLLERVWDYGWGGDTRVVDVHVQRLRAKIGQDRIETVRGFGYKLKA; from the coding sequence ATGGCAGAGCAGACCCATGTCCTGTTCGTCGAGGACGACGATGTCATCCGCGAGGCCACCCAACTCGCTCTGGAGCGGGACGGTTTCGCGGTCACGGCCATGCCCGACGGACTGTCGGGGCTGGAGGCGTTCCGCGCGGACCGGCCCGACATCGCGCTCCTCGACGTCATGGTCCCCGGCCTGGACGGGGTCTCCCTGTGCCGCCGTATCCGTGACGAGTCGACCGTCCCCGTGATCATGCTCTCGGCGCGCGCCGACTCCATCGATGTGGTGCTGGGCCTGGAGGCGGGCGCCGACGACTACGTGACCAAGCCGTTCGACGGTGCCGTCCTGGTCGCCCGGATCCGCGCGGTGCTGCGCCGCTTCGGCCACGCGAGCGGCGGCGACGCCAAGGCCGAGGAGTCCGGGGCCGCGGGCACCGGCGGGGTGCTCACCTTCGGCGCATTCGACGAACTGGTGATCGACACCGTGGGTATGGAGGTACGGAAGTCCGGGGAGCCGGTGGCCCTGACACCGACCGAGATGCGTCTGCTGCTGGAGTTCTCCTCCGCCCCCGGCACGGTCCTCTCCCGCGACAAGCTGCTCGAACGCGTGTGGGACTACGGCTGGGGCGGCGACACCCGGGTCGTCGATGTCCATGTGCAGCGGCTGCGCGCCAAGATCGGCCAGGACCGGATCGAGACGGTCCGCGGTTTCGGCTACAAGCTCAAGGCCTGA
- a CDS encoding SigE family RNA polymerase sigma factor: protein MAHGEVLEFEEYVRTRQDALLRSARRLVPDPVDAQDLLQTALARTYGRWDGIADKRLADAYLRRVMINTRTEWWRARKLEEVPTEQLPDACIEDSTEQHADRALLMDIMKVLAPKQRSVVVLRHWEQMSTEETAAALGMSAGTVKSTLHRALARLREELESRDIDERAARALEASEEQERCAA from the coding sequence ATGGCGCACGGCGAGGTGCTCGAATTCGAGGAGTACGTCCGTACCCGGCAGGACGCGCTGCTGCGCAGCGCCCGCCGGCTCGTGCCGGACCCGGTGGACGCCCAGGATCTGCTGCAGACGGCGCTGGCCCGGACGTACGGCCGCTGGGACGGCATCGCGGACAAGCGCCTGGCCGACGCCTATCTGCGCCGGGTCATGATCAACACGCGGACGGAGTGGTGGCGGGCCCGGAAGCTGGAGGAGGTCCCGACCGAGCAGCTCCCGGACGCCTGCATCGAGGACTCCACCGAGCAGCACGCGGACCGCGCCCTCCTCATGGACATCATGAAGGTGCTGGCTCCCAAGCAGCGCAGTGTCGTGGTGCTGCGACACTGGGAGCAGATGTCCACGGAGGAGACGGCCGCCGCCCTCGGTATGTCGGCCGGCACCGTCAAGAGCACGCTGCACCGCGCGCTGGCCCGGCTCCGCGAGGAGCTGGAGTCGCGGGACATCGATGAGCGCGCCGCCCGTGCGCTCGAAGCGAGCGAGGAGCAGGAGCGTTGCGCGGCCTGA
- a CDS encoding HhH-GPD family protein has translation MTAPTKPQSSPTDVTPTALHTPVISWFETHARDLPWRRPEAGPWGVMVSEFMLQQTPVNRVLPVYEQWLARWPRPADLAKEPPGEAVRAWGRLGYPRRALRLHGAAVAITERHGGDVPREHAQLLALPGIGEYTAAAVASFAYGQRHAVLDTNVRRVFARAVSGTQYPPNATTAAERKLARALLPEDDGTASRWAAASMELGALVCTAKNETCARCPIAGQCAWRLAGKPAHEGPARRGQTYAGTDRQVRGKLLAVLREAVAPVPQAVLDRVWDEPVQRARALDGLVSDGLVEPLAGGLYRLPLT, from the coding sequence ATGACTGCACCCACGAAGCCTCAGAGCAGCCCCACCGACGTCACCCCGACCGCACTGCACACCCCGGTGATCTCCTGGTTCGAGACGCACGCCCGTGACCTGCCCTGGCGGCGGCCGGAGGCCGGGCCATGGGGGGTGATGGTCAGCGAGTTCATGCTGCAGCAGACCCCGGTCAACCGCGTACTGCCCGTCTACGAACAGTGGTTGGCCCGCTGGCCCCGCCCCGCGGACCTCGCGAAGGAACCACCGGGCGAGGCGGTGCGCGCCTGGGGCCGCCTCGGTTACCCACGTCGCGCGCTACGGCTGCACGGCGCGGCGGTGGCCATAACGGAACGGCACGGCGGAGACGTACCCCGGGAGCACGCGCAGCTGCTCGCGCTGCCGGGGATCGGCGAGTACACGGCCGCGGCGGTGGCGTCGTTCGCGTACGGACAGCGGCACGCCGTGCTCGACACGAACGTGCGGCGGGTCTTCGCCCGCGCGGTCAGCGGCACCCAGTACCCGCCGAACGCGACCACGGCGGCCGAGCGGAAGCTGGCCCGGGCCCTGCTGCCCGAGGACGACGGGACGGCGTCCCGGTGGGCGGCCGCGTCGATGGAGCTGGGCGCGCTGGTGTGCACGGCGAAGAACGAGACGTGCGCGCGCTGCCCGATCGCCGGGCAGTGCGCGTGGCGGCTGGCCGGGAAGCCCGCGCACGAGGGTCCGGCGCGGCGCGGCCAGACGTACGCCGGTACCGACCGTCAGGTCCGCGGCAAGCTCCTCGCCGTGCTGCGGGAGGCGGTCGCGCCCGTGCCGCAGGCGGTTCTCGACCGGGTGTGGGACGAACCGGTGCAGCGCGCCCGCGCGCTCGACGGCCTGGTCTCCGACGGTCTGGTGGAACCCCTTGCGGGTGGTCTCTACCGTCTCCCCCTCACCTGA
- a CDS encoding LLM class flavin-dependent oxidoreductase: MDGSAEPDTTAPGPRPLRRLGFLTIGLFDEADPRRGHESTLEIIELGERLGFDSAWLRHRHLQYGISSPVAVLAAASQRTSRIELGTAVIPLGWENPLRLAEDLATVDLLSGGRLNPGVSVGPPMHYDTVRAALYPDTADAEDFGFERVGRLLGFVRGEAATDFSGTEGFEVFSDRVQPYSPGLGARMWYGGGSLRSARWAGQNGMNFLTSSVVKAEGDGVAVDFAGVQLSHLREFRAHHPDGERARVSQGLVVIPTDSATAEQRAKYEAYAARRLPRTAAPQGPGRLLFAPDLVGTSAEIAEQLHAHVAFREIDEVAFALPFTFDHEDYVQILTDIATKLGPELGWRAAG; this comes from the coding sequence ATGGACGGATCCGCGGAGCCCGACACCACCGCACCCGGGCCGAGGCCCTTGCGGAGGCTCGGGTTTCTGACCATCGGACTGTTCGACGAGGCCGACCCGCGCCGGGGCCACGAGTCGACGCTGGAGATCATCGAACTCGGCGAGCGCCTCGGCTTCGACAGCGCCTGGCTGCGCCACCGTCATCTGCAGTACGGCATCTCCTCCCCCGTCGCGGTCCTGGCGGCGGCCTCACAGCGCACGAGCCGTATCGAACTGGGCACCGCCGTCATCCCGTTGGGCTGGGAGAACCCGCTGCGGCTCGCCGAGGACCTGGCCACGGTCGACCTCCTCTCCGGCGGCCGGCTCAACCCGGGGGTCAGCGTCGGGCCGCCGATGCACTACGACACCGTCAGGGCGGCGCTCTACCCGGACACCGCCGACGCGGAGGACTTCGGCTTCGAACGGGTCGGGCGGCTGCTCGGCTTCGTCCGGGGCGAGGCGGCCACCGACTTCAGCGGCACCGAGGGCTTCGAGGTGTTCTCCGACCGGGTGCAGCCGTATTCCCCCGGGCTGGGCGCCCGTATGTGGTACGGCGGCGGCAGCCTGCGGTCGGCGCGGTGGGCCGGCCAGAACGGTATGAACTTCCTGACCAGCAGCGTGGTGAAGGCGGAGGGCGACGGCGTCGCCGTGGACTTCGCGGGGGTCCAGCTCTCCCACCTGCGGGAGTTCCGGGCGCACCACCCCGACGGGGAGCGGGCCCGGGTCTCACAGGGGCTGGTCGTCATCCCGACCGACTCGGCGACGGCGGAGCAGCGCGCCAAGTACGAGGCGTACGCGGCGCGGCGGCTGCCGCGGACCGCGGCGCCGCAGGGGCCGGGGCGGCTGCTCTTCGCGCCCGACCTGGTGGGTACGTCCGCGGAGATCGCCGAACAGCTGCACGCGCACGTCGCGTTCCGCGAGATCGACGAGGTCGCGTTCGCGTTGCCGTTCACCTTCGATCATGAGGACTACGTACAGATCCTGACGGACATCGCGACGAAGCTGGGGCCTGAACTGGGGTGGCGCGCGGCTGGCTGA
- a CDS encoding IS481 family transposase has translation MSHRNARLTVHGRRLLVERVRSGRPVAHVAAEMGISRATAHKWIRRWRCEGEAGLLDRSSRPHRTPHRTPATAEDRVCRLRRERKPGPARIGPVLGLPTSTVHRILTRHGLNRLAWLDRPTGAVIRRYERDRPGELIHVDVKKLGRIPDGGGHKVLGRRAGRTTRSGMGFDYVHSAVDDHTRVAYSEIHPDEKADTCAAFLRRAAAFFAASGIDRIERVLTDNAWPYRKSFAWQQALADLGATGKLTRAYRPQTNGKVERFNRTLLDEWAYLRPYTSNTERADALADFLHTYNHHRCHTALGGQPPITRVNNAAAQYT, from the coding sequence GTGTCCCACCGTAATGCCCGGCTGACCGTTCACGGCAGGCGGCTGCTCGTCGAACGTGTCCGCTCGGGCCGTCCCGTGGCGCACGTGGCCGCAGAGATGGGCATCTCACGCGCCACGGCCCACAAGTGGATCCGCCGCTGGCGCTGTGAAGGCGAGGCCGGGCTTCTTGACCGTTCGAGCAGGCCGCATCGGACGCCGCACCGCACCCCGGCGACGGCGGAGGACCGGGTGTGCCGGCTGCGGCGGGAGCGCAAGCCCGGCCCGGCCCGCATCGGCCCGGTCCTGGGCCTGCCCACCTCCACCGTGCACCGGATCCTGACCCGCCACGGCCTCAACCGCCTGGCCTGGCTGGACCGCCCCACCGGCGCCGTGATCCGCCGCTACGAACGCGACCGCCCCGGCGAACTGATCCACGTCGACGTCAAGAAGCTCGGCCGGATCCCCGACGGCGGCGGCCACAAGGTGCTGGGCCGCCGGGCGGGCCGGACCACGCGCAGCGGCATGGGCTTCGACTACGTCCACTCCGCCGTCGACGACCACACTCGCGTCGCCTACAGCGAGATCCACCCGGACGAGAAGGCCGACACCTGCGCCGCCTTCCTGCGCCGGGCCGCGGCCTTCTTCGCCGCATCGGGCATCGACCGCATCGAGCGGGTCCTGACCGACAACGCCTGGCCCTACCGCAAGAGCTTCGCCTGGCAGCAGGCGCTGGCCGACCTCGGCGCGACCGGCAAGCTCACCCGCGCCTACCGGCCGCAGACCAACGGCAAGGTCGAACGCTTCAACCGCACCCTGCTCGACGAATGGGCCTACCTGCGGCCCTACACCAGCAACACCGAACGCGCCGACGCCCTGGCAGACTTCCTGCACACCTACAACCACCACCGCTGCCACACCGCACTCGGCGGCCAGCCACCCATCACCCGCGTCAACAACGCTGCGGCTCAATACACCTAG
- the disA gene encoding DNA integrity scanning diadenylate cyclase DisA: MAANDRAAAPGKSGGSSGADGLMRASLSAVAPGTALRDGLERILRGNTGGLIVLGFDKTVEPMCTGGFVLDVEFTATRLRELCKLDGGIVLSSDLSKILRAGVQLVPDPTIPTEETGTRHRTADRVSKQVGFPVVSVSQSMRLIALYVDGHRRVLEDSAAILSRANQALATLERYKLRLDEVAGTLSALEIEDLVTVRDVSAVAQRLEMVRRIATEIAEYVVELGTDGRLLALQLDELIAGVEPERELVVRDYVPEPTAKRSRTVDEALRELDALTHAELLELPTVARALGYTGSPEGMDSAVSPRGYRLLAKVPRLPGAIIDRLVEHFGGLQKLLAASVDDLQTVDGVGEARARSVREGLSRLAESSILERYV; this comes from the coding sequence GTGGCAGCCAACGACCGGGCAGCAGCTCCCGGAAAGTCCGGTGGGAGCTCCGGTGCCGATGGCCTGATGCGCGCCTCACTGAGCGCCGTGGCCCCAGGCACGGCGCTGCGCGACGGGCTTGAACGGATTCTCCGCGGCAACACGGGCGGACTCATCGTGCTCGGCTTCGACAAGACGGTGGAGCCGATGTGCACGGGCGGTTTCGTCCTGGACGTCGAGTTCACGGCCACGCGCCTGCGTGAGCTGTGCAAGCTCGACGGCGGCATCGTGCTGTCCTCGGACCTCTCCAAGATCCTCCGGGCGGGGGTCCAGCTGGTCCCCGACCCCACGATCCCCACCGAGGAGACGGGCACCCGGCACCGCACGGCCGACCGCGTGAGCAAACAGGTCGGCTTCCCGGTCGTCTCCGTCTCCCAGTCGATGCGCCTGATCGCGCTGTACGTCGACGGGCACCGGCGCGTCCTGGAGGACTCGGCGGCGATCCTGTCCCGCGCGAACCAGGCCCTGGCGACCCTGGAGCGGTACAAGCTCCGGCTGGACGAAGTGGCCGGCACCCTCTCCGCGCTGGAGATCGAGGACCTGGTGACGGTCCGGGACGTCTCGGCGGTCGCCCAGCGCCTGGAAATGGTCCGCCGCATCGCCACCGAGATCGCCGAGTACGTGGTCGAACTGGGCACGGACGGCCGTCTGCTGGCCCTGCAGCTCGACGAGCTGATCGCGGGCGTCGAACCGGAGCGTGAACTGGTGGTCAGGGACTACGTCCCCGAGCCCACGGCCAAGCGCTCCCGCACGGTCGACGAGGCCCTCCGCGAACTCGACGCCCTCACCCACGCGGAGCTGCTCGAACTCCCCACGGTCGCCCGCGCCCTCGGCTACACCGGCTCCCCGGAGGGCATGGACTCCGCGGTCTCCCCGCGCGGCTACCGCCTCCTCGCCAAGGTGCCCCGTCTCCCCGGCGCCATCATCGACCGCCTCGTCGAACACTTCGGCGGCCTCCAGAAGCTCCTCGCCGCCAGCGTCGACGACCTCCAGACGGTCGACGGAGTGGGCGAGGCCCGAGCCCGCAGCGTCCGCGAGGGCCTGTCCCGCCTGGCGGAGTCGTCGATCCTGGAGAGGTACGTCTAG